One Periophthalmus magnuspinnatus isolate fPerMag1 chromosome 8, fPerMag1.2.pri, whole genome shotgun sequence genomic window carries:
- the napsa gene encoding napsin-A, with the protein MARCASLYALLVLGITVTSAVIRVPLHKTRSLRRLLSDSGRSVEELRALAQSSLDVTPAPHLPVERLTNFMDAQYFGSISIGSPPQEFTVLFDTGSSNLWVPSVHCSFWDLACWVHRRYNSKKSSTYVQNGTQFSIRYGRGSLSGFISADTVSVAGLPLPKQQFGEAVKQPGITFAVARFDGVLGMAYPSISVAKVTPVFDSAMEAKLLPQNVFSFYINRDPHAAVGGELILGGTDPQYYTGELHFVNVTRKAYWQIQMSGINVGSQLTLCKSGCQTIVDTGTSLIVGPVAEIRALHKAMGALPLIMGEYIIDCKKIPTLPVVSFNIGGIMYNLTGADYIMKESQRGVSLCLSGFMAMDVPPPAGPLWILGDVFIGKYYTVFDRSKDRVGFAPAKSTV; encoded by the exons ATGGCTCGGTGCGCATCACTTTACGCGCTCCTGGTTCTTGGAATAACAGTGACTTCAGCTGTTATAAg agTTCCTCTTCATAAAACCAGGAGTCTGCGGCGTCTCCTGAGCGACAGTGGCAGGTCTGTGGAGGAGCTGCGCGCTTTGGCACAGTCCTCTCTGGATGTGACTCCTGCTCCACATCTGCCCGTGGAGAGGCTCACAAACTTTATGGAT GCTCAGTACTTTGGCTCCATTAGTATCGGTTCTCCTCCTCAAGAGTTCACTGTCCTGTTCGACACCGGCTCCTCCAATCTCTGGGTTCCCTCTGTCCACTGCTCCTTTTGGGATTTGGCCTGCT GGGTCCATCGCCGCTACAACTCAAAAAAGTCAAGTACTTATGTTCAGAACGGCACACAGTTCTCTATTCGATACGGTCGAGGCAGCTTGTCGGGGTTTATCAGCGCAGACACAGTCTCT GTGGCTGGTTTGCCTTTGCCTAAGCAGCAGTTTGGAGAAGCGGTCAAACAGCCGGGCATCACATTTGCAGTGGCTCGTTTCGATGGCGTCCTGGGCATGGCTTATCCTTCTATATCTGTGGCCAAAGTTACTCCAGTGTTTGACTCGGCCATGGAGGCTAAACTGCTGCCACAAAATGTCTTCTCATTTTACATTAACAG AGACCCTCACGCAGCTGTAGGAGGAGAGTTAATCCTCGGAGGAACTGATCCACAGTATTACACCGGAGAGCTGCACTTTGTGAACGTCACTCGAAAAGCTTATTGGCAGATTCAGATGTCTGg GATAAACGTTGGCAGCCAACTGACTCTTTGTAAAAGTGGATGTCAAACTATTGTTGACACGGGGACGTCTCTGATCGTGGGACCTGTGGCAGAAATCAGAGCGTTACACAAAGCCATGGGAGCGCTGCCTTTGATAATGGGGGAG TACATCATTGACTGTAAAAAGATCCCCACTCTGCCCGTCGTGTCTTTCAACATCGGTGGAATTATGTATAACCTGACGGGAGCCGACTACATCATGAAG GAGTCTCAGAGGggagtgtctctgtgtctttctggGTTCATGGCCATGGACgtccctcctcctgcaggaccTCTGTGGATCCTCGGAGACGTCTTCATTGGGAAGTACTACACCGTTTTTGACAGGAGTAAAGACCGAGTGGGCTTTGCTCCTGCTAAGTCCACTGTTTAG